One genomic region from Doryrhamphus excisus isolate RoL2022-K1 chromosome 14, RoL_Dexc_1.0, whole genome shotgun sequence encodes:
- the LOC131101427 gene encoding myocyte-specific enhancer factor 2D homolog isoform X5 encodes MGRKKIQIQRITDERNKQVTFTKRKFGLMKKAYELSVLCDCEIALIIFNHANKLFQYASTDMDKVLLKYTEYNEPHESRTNADIIETLRKKGFNGCDSPEPDGEDSIDQSPLNDDKFRKTTEDLDVLYKRYGQSTAPPQTFSMPVTVQASNPSTLQFSNPGNALVTTSYVTSSSLTDSHLLSPQQPAPLRNTVSPGLPQRPASAGALLGGDLSNSNGGCPSPVPNGYTSARASPGLLSVSNGSSLGKVAPAKSPPPPSSPQMASNRKPDLRVITSQGGKSLMQMTEDELELVNENAQRLAAGTQVAQTLTTPVVSVATPSLLAQGLPFSAMPTAYNTEYQLTSADLTALHALASPGGLLPSSVATWQPQQAVSQQPQQQQQTPQLNLASLSNLVPVTHIPQGAMLTVNTSAGVSIKSEPVSPGRDRSTPCPPPAPPPSSATPSSAALTAPPQYPGSLLCLEPPTGRSPADSVSSNASSFEGSDREDTGGGGASIGTTAATGNVGPGRSDFSPSPELLRAPTEAEQEGGNVKRMRLDAWVT; translated from the exons ATGGGTAGGAAAAAGATCCAGATCCAGCGGATCACagatgaaagaaacaaacaa GTGACGTTCACAAAGCGGAAGTTTGGCCTGATGAAGAAAGCCTACGAGCTGAGCGTGCTGTGCGACTGCGAGATCGCTCTGATCATCTTCAACCACGCCAACAAGCTGTTCCAGTACGCCAGCACCGACATGGACAAGGTCCTGCTCAAGTACACCGAGTACAACGAACCCCACGAGAGCCGCACCAATGCAGACATCATCGAG ACGTTGAGAAAGAAAGGCTTCAATGGCTGCGACAGTCCGGAGCCTGATGGCGAAGACTCCATCGATCAGAGCCCCCTCAATGACGACAAGTTCCGTAAGACCACAGAGGACCTGGATGTTCTCTACAAACGCTACGGA CAGTCCACAGCCCCGCCGCAGACCTTCTCCATGCCCGTCACCGTGCAGGCGTCCAATCCCAGCACGCTGCAATTCAGTAACCCCGGCAACGCGCTGGTAACTACCTCCTACGTGACGTCGTCGTCGCTCACAGACAGCCACCTCCTGTCGCCACAGCAACCGGCTCCTCTGAGGAACACCGTGTCTCCTGGGTTGCCGCAGCGACCGGCCAGCGCAG GCGCACTTCTTGGGGGGGACCTGAGTAATTCCAATGGAGGCTGTCCCAGTCCAGTCC CTAACGGCTACACCAGCGCCAGGGCTTCCCCGGGCCTCCTCAGTGTATCCAACGGCAGCAGCCTGGGCAAAGTCGCCCCGGCCAAGTCTCCGCCCCCGCCTTCCAGCCCCCAGATGGCCAGCAACCGCAAGCCGGACCTGCGAGTCATCACCTCTCAGGGCGGAAAGAGCCTGATGCAGATG ACAGAGGATGAGCTGGAATTGGTAAACGAG AACGCCCAGCGGCTGGCAGCCGGCACCCAGGTGGCCCAAACCCTGACCACGCCCGTGGTGTCAGTGGCCACGCCCAGCCTCCTGGCGCAGGGGCTGCCCTTCTCCGCCATGCCCACAGCGTACAACACAG AGTACCAGCTGACGAGCGCGGACCTCACTGCGCTACACGCCCTGGCGTCTCCCGGCGGCTTGTTGCCCAGCAGCGTGGCGACGTGGCAACCGCAGCAGGCCGTCTCCCAGCAAccgcagcaacagcagcaaacGCCACAGCTCAATCTCGCATCGCTCAGCAACTTGGT GCCTGTGACGCACATACCTCAAGGTGCCATGTTGACGGTCAACACCAGCGCCGGCGTGAGCATCAAGTCGGAGCCCGTGTCGCCCGGCCGGGACCGCAGCACCCCCTGCCCTCCTCCGGCGCCGCCTCCTTCCTCTGCCACGCCGTCCTCCGCCGCACTGACCGCACCGCCGCAGTACCCGGGATCCCTGCTGTGCCTGGAGCCCCCGACCGGACGCTCGCCCGCAGACAGCGTGAGCAGCAACGCCAGCTCCTTCGAAGGCAGCGATCGCGAAGACacaggcggcggcggcgctagTATCGGAACTACTGCCGCTACAGGAAATGTCGGACCGGGCCGCTCTGACTTCAGCCCCTCGCCGGAGCTCCTCAGGGCGCCCACCGAAGCGGAGCAAGAAGGGGGCAACGTCAAGCGAATGAGATTAGACGCCTGGGTCACATAG
- the LOC131101427 gene encoding myocyte-specific enhancer factor 2D homolog isoform X1: protein MGRKKIQIQRITDERNKQVTFTKRKFGLMKKAYELSVLCDCEIALIIFNHANKLFQYASTDMDKVLLKYTEYNEPHESRTNADIIETLRKKGFNGCDSPEPDGEDSIDQSPLNDDKFRKTTEDLDVLYKRYGQSTAPPQTFSMPVTVQASNPSTLQFSNPGNALVTTSYVTSSSLTDSHLLSPQQPAPLRNTVSPGLPQRPASAGALLGGDLSNSNGGCPSPVPNGYTSARASPGLLSVSNGSSLGKVAPAKSPPPPSSPQMASNRKPDLRVITSQGGKSLMQMTEDELELVNENAQRLAAGTQVAQTLTTPVVSVATPSLLAQGLPFSAMPTAYNTEYQLTSADLTALHALASPGGLLPSSVATWQPQQAVSQQPQQQQQTPQLNLASLSNLVMWGVDKQSSELTSQVSSLAANLSLSSPSNLLLGRDEWLGRPVTHIPQGAMLTVNTSAGVSIKSEPVSPGRDRSTPCPPPAPPPSSATPSSAALTAPPQYPGSLLCLEPPTGRSPADSVSSNASSFEGSDREDTGGGGASIGTTAATGNVGPGRSDFSPSPELLRAPTEAEQEGGNVKRMRLDAWVT from the exons ATGGGTAGGAAAAAGATCCAGATCCAGCGGATCACagatgaaagaaacaaacaa GTGACGTTCACAAAGCGGAAGTTTGGCCTGATGAAGAAAGCCTACGAGCTGAGCGTGCTGTGCGACTGCGAGATCGCTCTGATCATCTTCAACCACGCCAACAAGCTGTTCCAGTACGCCAGCACCGACATGGACAAGGTCCTGCTCAAGTACACCGAGTACAACGAACCCCACGAGAGCCGCACCAATGCAGACATCATCGAG ACGTTGAGAAAGAAAGGCTTCAATGGCTGCGACAGTCCGGAGCCTGATGGCGAAGACTCCATCGATCAGAGCCCCCTCAATGACGACAAGTTCCGTAAGACCACAGAGGACCTGGATGTTCTCTACAAACGCTACGGA CAGTCCACAGCCCCGCCGCAGACCTTCTCCATGCCCGTCACCGTGCAGGCGTCCAATCCCAGCACGCTGCAATTCAGTAACCCCGGCAACGCGCTGGTAACTACCTCCTACGTGACGTCGTCGTCGCTCACAGACAGCCACCTCCTGTCGCCACAGCAACCGGCTCCTCTGAGGAACACCGTGTCTCCTGGGTTGCCGCAGCGACCGGCCAGCGCAG GCGCACTTCTTGGGGGGGACCTGAGTAATTCCAATGGAGGCTGTCCCAGTCCAGTCC CTAACGGCTACACCAGCGCCAGGGCTTCCCCGGGCCTCCTCAGTGTATCCAACGGCAGCAGCCTGGGCAAAGTCGCCCCGGCCAAGTCTCCGCCCCCGCCTTCCAGCCCCCAGATGGCCAGCAACCGCAAGCCGGACCTGCGAGTCATCACCTCTCAGGGCGGAAAGAGCCTGATGCAGATG ACAGAGGATGAGCTGGAATTGGTAAACGAG AACGCCCAGCGGCTGGCAGCCGGCACCCAGGTGGCCCAAACCCTGACCACGCCCGTGGTGTCAGTGGCCACGCCCAGCCTCCTGGCGCAGGGGCTGCCCTTCTCCGCCATGCCCACAGCGTACAACACAG AGTACCAGCTGACGAGCGCGGACCTCACTGCGCTACACGCCCTGGCGTCTCCCGGCGGCTTGTTGCCCAGCAGCGTGGCGACGTGGCAACCGCAGCAGGCCGTCTCCCAGCAAccgcagcaacagcagcaaacGCCACAGCTCAATCTCGCATCGCTCAGCAACTTGGT CATGTGGGGCGTGGACAAACAGAGCAGCGAGCTGACTAGCCAGGTGTCCAGTCTGGCTGCCAACCTGag TCTCAGCTCTCCGTCCAACCTGCTCTTGGGTAGAGATGAGTGGTTGGGCCG GCCTGTGACGCACATACCTCAAGGTGCCATGTTGACGGTCAACACCAGCGCCGGCGTGAGCATCAAGTCGGAGCCCGTGTCGCCCGGCCGGGACCGCAGCACCCCCTGCCCTCCTCCGGCGCCGCCTCCTTCCTCTGCCACGCCGTCCTCCGCCGCACTGACCGCACCGCCGCAGTACCCGGGATCCCTGCTGTGCCTGGAGCCCCCGACCGGACGCTCGCCCGCAGACAGCGTGAGCAGCAACGCCAGCTCCTTCGAAGGCAGCGATCGCGAAGACacaggcggcggcggcgctagTATCGGAACTACTGCCGCTACAGGAAATGTCGGACCGGGCCGCTCTGACTTCAGCCCCTCGCCGGAGCTCCTCAGGGCGCCCACCGAAGCGGAGCAAGAAGGGGGCAACGTCAAGCGAATGAGATTAGACGCCTGGGTCACATAG
- the LOC131101427 gene encoding myocyte-specific enhancer factor 2D homolog isoform X6 yields MGRKKIQIQRITDERNKQVTFTKRKFGLMKKAYELSVLCDCEIALIIFNHANKLFQYASTDMDKVLLKYTEYNEPHESRTNADIIETLRKKGFNGCDSPEPDGEDSIDQSPLNDDKFRKTTEDLDVLYKRYGQSTAPPQTFSMPVTVQASNPSTLQFSNPGNALVTTSYVTSSSLTDSHLLSPQQPAPLRNTVSPGLPQRPASAGALLGGDLSNSNGGCPSPVPNGYTSARASPGLLSVSNGSSLGKVAPAKSPPPPSSPQMASNRKPDLRVITSQGGKSLMQMNAQRLAAGTQVAQTLTTPVVSVATPSLLAQGLPFSAMPTAYNTEYQLTSADLTALHALASPGGLLPSSVATWQPQQAVSQQPQQQQQTPQLNLASLSNLVPVTHIPQGAMLTVNTSAGVSIKSEPVSPGRDRSTPCPPPAPPPSSATPSSAALTAPPQYPGSLLCLEPPTGRSPADSVSSNASSFEGSDREDTGGGGASIGTTAATGNVGPGRSDFSPSPELLRAPTEAEQEGGNVKRMRLDAWVT; encoded by the exons ATGGGTAGGAAAAAGATCCAGATCCAGCGGATCACagatgaaagaaacaaacaa GTGACGTTCACAAAGCGGAAGTTTGGCCTGATGAAGAAAGCCTACGAGCTGAGCGTGCTGTGCGACTGCGAGATCGCTCTGATCATCTTCAACCACGCCAACAAGCTGTTCCAGTACGCCAGCACCGACATGGACAAGGTCCTGCTCAAGTACACCGAGTACAACGAACCCCACGAGAGCCGCACCAATGCAGACATCATCGAG ACGTTGAGAAAGAAAGGCTTCAATGGCTGCGACAGTCCGGAGCCTGATGGCGAAGACTCCATCGATCAGAGCCCCCTCAATGACGACAAGTTCCGTAAGACCACAGAGGACCTGGATGTTCTCTACAAACGCTACGGA CAGTCCACAGCCCCGCCGCAGACCTTCTCCATGCCCGTCACCGTGCAGGCGTCCAATCCCAGCACGCTGCAATTCAGTAACCCCGGCAACGCGCTGGTAACTACCTCCTACGTGACGTCGTCGTCGCTCACAGACAGCCACCTCCTGTCGCCACAGCAACCGGCTCCTCTGAGGAACACCGTGTCTCCTGGGTTGCCGCAGCGACCGGCCAGCGCAG GCGCACTTCTTGGGGGGGACCTGAGTAATTCCAATGGAGGCTGTCCCAGTCCAGTCC CTAACGGCTACACCAGCGCCAGGGCTTCCCCGGGCCTCCTCAGTGTATCCAACGGCAGCAGCCTGGGCAAAGTCGCCCCGGCCAAGTCTCCGCCCCCGCCTTCCAGCCCCCAGATGGCCAGCAACCGCAAGCCGGACCTGCGAGTCATCACCTCTCAGGGCGGAAAGAGCCTGATGCAGATG AACGCCCAGCGGCTGGCAGCCGGCACCCAGGTGGCCCAAACCCTGACCACGCCCGTGGTGTCAGTGGCCACGCCCAGCCTCCTGGCGCAGGGGCTGCCCTTCTCCGCCATGCCCACAGCGTACAACACAG AGTACCAGCTGACGAGCGCGGACCTCACTGCGCTACACGCCCTGGCGTCTCCCGGCGGCTTGTTGCCCAGCAGCGTGGCGACGTGGCAACCGCAGCAGGCCGTCTCCCAGCAAccgcagcaacagcagcaaacGCCACAGCTCAATCTCGCATCGCTCAGCAACTTGGT GCCTGTGACGCACATACCTCAAGGTGCCATGTTGACGGTCAACACCAGCGCCGGCGTGAGCATCAAGTCGGAGCCCGTGTCGCCCGGCCGGGACCGCAGCACCCCCTGCCCTCCTCCGGCGCCGCCTCCTTCCTCTGCCACGCCGTCCTCCGCCGCACTGACCGCACCGCCGCAGTACCCGGGATCCCTGCTGTGCCTGGAGCCCCCGACCGGACGCTCGCCCGCAGACAGCGTGAGCAGCAACGCCAGCTCCTTCGAAGGCAGCGATCGCGAAGACacaggcggcggcggcgctagTATCGGAACTACTGCCGCTACAGGAAATGTCGGACCGGGCCGCTCTGACTTCAGCCCCTCGCCGGAGCTCCTCAGGGCGCCCACCGAAGCGGAGCAAGAAGGGGGCAACGTCAAGCGAATGAGATTAGACGCCTGGGTCACATAG
- the LOC131101427 gene encoding myocyte-specific enhancer factor 2D homolog isoform X3 — protein MGRKKIQIQRITDERNKQVTFTKRKFGLMKKAYELSVLCDCEIALIIFNHANKLFQYASTDMDKVLLKYTEYNEPHESRTNADIIETLRKKGFNGCDSPEPDGEDSIDQSPLNDDKFRKTTEDLDVLYKRYGQSTAPPQTFSMPVTVQASNPSTLQFSNPGNALVTTSYVTSSSLTDSHLLSPQQPAPLRNTVSPGLPQRPASAGALLGGDLSNSNGGCPSPVPNGYTSARASPGLLSVSNGSSLGKVAPAKSPPPPSSPQMASNRKPDLRVITSQGGKSLMQMTEDELELVNENAQRLAAGTQVAQTLTTPVVSVATPSLLAQGLPFSAMPTAYNTEYQLTSADLTALHALASPGGLLPSSVATWQPQQAVSQQPQQQQQTPQLNLASLSNLVMWGVDKQSSELTSQVSSLAANLRPVTHIPQGAMLTVNTSAGVSIKSEPVSPGRDRSTPCPPPAPPPSSATPSSAALTAPPQYPGSLLCLEPPTGRSPADSVSSNASSFEGSDREDTGGGGASIGTTAATGNVGPGRSDFSPSPELLRAPTEAEQEGGNVKRMRLDAWVT, from the exons ATGGGTAGGAAAAAGATCCAGATCCAGCGGATCACagatgaaagaaacaaacaa GTGACGTTCACAAAGCGGAAGTTTGGCCTGATGAAGAAAGCCTACGAGCTGAGCGTGCTGTGCGACTGCGAGATCGCTCTGATCATCTTCAACCACGCCAACAAGCTGTTCCAGTACGCCAGCACCGACATGGACAAGGTCCTGCTCAAGTACACCGAGTACAACGAACCCCACGAGAGCCGCACCAATGCAGACATCATCGAG ACGTTGAGAAAGAAAGGCTTCAATGGCTGCGACAGTCCGGAGCCTGATGGCGAAGACTCCATCGATCAGAGCCCCCTCAATGACGACAAGTTCCGTAAGACCACAGAGGACCTGGATGTTCTCTACAAACGCTACGGA CAGTCCACAGCCCCGCCGCAGACCTTCTCCATGCCCGTCACCGTGCAGGCGTCCAATCCCAGCACGCTGCAATTCAGTAACCCCGGCAACGCGCTGGTAACTACCTCCTACGTGACGTCGTCGTCGCTCACAGACAGCCACCTCCTGTCGCCACAGCAACCGGCTCCTCTGAGGAACACCGTGTCTCCTGGGTTGCCGCAGCGACCGGCCAGCGCAG GCGCACTTCTTGGGGGGGACCTGAGTAATTCCAATGGAGGCTGTCCCAGTCCAGTCC CTAACGGCTACACCAGCGCCAGGGCTTCCCCGGGCCTCCTCAGTGTATCCAACGGCAGCAGCCTGGGCAAAGTCGCCCCGGCCAAGTCTCCGCCCCCGCCTTCCAGCCCCCAGATGGCCAGCAACCGCAAGCCGGACCTGCGAGTCATCACCTCTCAGGGCGGAAAGAGCCTGATGCAGATG ACAGAGGATGAGCTGGAATTGGTAAACGAG AACGCCCAGCGGCTGGCAGCCGGCACCCAGGTGGCCCAAACCCTGACCACGCCCGTGGTGTCAGTGGCCACGCCCAGCCTCCTGGCGCAGGGGCTGCCCTTCTCCGCCATGCCCACAGCGTACAACACAG AGTACCAGCTGACGAGCGCGGACCTCACTGCGCTACACGCCCTGGCGTCTCCCGGCGGCTTGTTGCCCAGCAGCGTGGCGACGTGGCAACCGCAGCAGGCCGTCTCCCAGCAAccgcagcaacagcagcaaacGCCACAGCTCAATCTCGCATCGCTCAGCAACTTGGT CATGTGGGGCGTGGACAAACAGAGCAGCGAGCTGACTAGCCAGGTGTCCAGTCTGGCTGCCAACCTGag GCCTGTGACGCACATACCTCAAGGTGCCATGTTGACGGTCAACACCAGCGCCGGCGTGAGCATCAAGTCGGAGCCCGTGTCGCCCGGCCGGGACCGCAGCACCCCCTGCCCTCCTCCGGCGCCGCCTCCTTCCTCTGCCACGCCGTCCTCCGCCGCACTGACCGCACCGCCGCAGTACCCGGGATCCCTGCTGTGCCTGGAGCCCCCGACCGGACGCTCGCCCGCAGACAGCGTGAGCAGCAACGCCAGCTCCTTCGAAGGCAGCGATCGCGAAGACacaggcggcggcggcgctagTATCGGAACTACTGCCGCTACAGGAAATGTCGGACCGGGCCGCTCTGACTTCAGCCCCTCGCCGGAGCTCCTCAGGGCGCCCACCGAAGCGGAGCAAGAAGGGGGCAACGTCAAGCGAATGAGATTAGACGCCTGGGTCACATAG
- the LOC131101427 gene encoding myocyte-specific enhancer factor 2D homolog isoform X4 produces MGRKKIQIQRITDERNKQVTFTKRKFGLMKKAYELSVLCDCEIALIIFNHANKLFQYASTDMDKVLLKYTEYNEPHESRTNADIIETLRKKGFNGCDSPEPDGEDSIDQSPLNDDKFRKTTEDLDVLYKRYGQSTAPPQTFSMPVTVQASNPSTLQFSNPGNALVTTSYVTSSSLTDSHLLSPQQPAPLRNTVSPGLPQRPASAGALLGGDLSNSNGGCPSPVPNGYTSARASPGLLSVSNGSSLGKVAPAKSPPPPSSPQMASNRKPDLRVITSQGGKSLMQMTEDELELVNENAQRLAAGTQVAQTLTTPVVSVATPSLLAQGLPFSAMPTAYNTEYQLTSADLTALHALASPGGLLPSSVATWQPQQAVSQQPQQQQQTPQLNLASLSNLVLSSPSNLLLGRDEWLGRPVTHIPQGAMLTVNTSAGVSIKSEPVSPGRDRSTPCPPPAPPPSSATPSSAALTAPPQYPGSLLCLEPPTGRSPADSVSSNASSFEGSDREDTGGGGASIGTTAATGNVGPGRSDFSPSPELLRAPTEAEQEGGNVKRMRLDAWVT; encoded by the exons ATGGGTAGGAAAAAGATCCAGATCCAGCGGATCACagatgaaagaaacaaacaa GTGACGTTCACAAAGCGGAAGTTTGGCCTGATGAAGAAAGCCTACGAGCTGAGCGTGCTGTGCGACTGCGAGATCGCTCTGATCATCTTCAACCACGCCAACAAGCTGTTCCAGTACGCCAGCACCGACATGGACAAGGTCCTGCTCAAGTACACCGAGTACAACGAACCCCACGAGAGCCGCACCAATGCAGACATCATCGAG ACGTTGAGAAAGAAAGGCTTCAATGGCTGCGACAGTCCGGAGCCTGATGGCGAAGACTCCATCGATCAGAGCCCCCTCAATGACGACAAGTTCCGTAAGACCACAGAGGACCTGGATGTTCTCTACAAACGCTACGGA CAGTCCACAGCCCCGCCGCAGACCTTCTCCATGCCCGTCACCGTGCAGGCGTCCAATCCCAGCACGCTGCAATTCAGTAACCCCGGCAACGCGCTGGTAACTACCTCCTACGTGACGTCGTCGTCGCTCACAGACAGCCACCTCCTGTCGCCACAGCAACCGGCTCCTCTGAGGAACACCGTGTCTCCTGGGTTGCCGCAGCGACCGGCCAGCGCAG GCGCACTTCTTGGGGGGGACCTGAGTAATTCCAATGGAGGCTGTCCCAGTCCAGTCC CTAACGGCTACACCAGCGCCAGGGCTTCCCCGGGCCTCCTCAGTGTATCCAACGGCAGCAGCCTGGGCAAAGTCGCCCCGGCCAAGTCTCCGCCCCCGCCTTCCAGCCCCCAGATGGCCAGCAACCGCAAGCCGGACCTGCGAGTCATCACCTCTCAGGGCGGAAAGAGCCTGATGCAGATG ACAGAGGATGAGCTGGAATTGGTAAACGAG AACGCCCAGCGGCTGGCAGCCGGCACCCAGGTGGCCCAAACCCTGACCACGCCCGTGGTGTCAGTGGCCACGCCCAGCCTCCTGGCGCAGGGGCTGCCCTTCTCCGCCATGCCCACAGCGTACAACACAG AGTACCAGCTGACGAGCGCGGACCTCACTGCGCTACACGCCCTGGCGTCTCCCGGCGGCTTGTTGCCCAGCAGCGTGGCGACGTGGCAACCGCAGCAGGCCGTCTCCCAGCAAccgcagcaacagcagcaaacGCCACAGCTCAATCTCGCATCGCTCAGCAACTTGGT TCTCAGCTCTCCGTCCAACCTGCTCTTGGGTAGAGATGAGTGGTTGGGCCG GCCTGTGACGCACATACCTCAAGGTGCCATGTTGACGGTCAACACCAGCGCCGGCGTGAGCATCAAGTCGGAGCCCGTGTCGCCCGGCCGGGACCGCAGCACCCCCTGCCCTCCTCCGGCGCCGCCTCCTTCCTCTGCCACGCCGTCCTCCGCCGCACTGACCGCACCGCCGCAGTACCCGGGATCCCTGCTGTGCCTGGAGCCCCCGACCGGACGCTCGCCCGCAGACAGCGTGAGCAGCAACGCCAGCTCCTTCGAAGGCAGCGATCGCGAAGACacaggcggcggcggcgctagTATCGGAACTACTGCCGCTACAGGAAATGTCGGACCGGGCCGCTCTGACTTCAGCCCCTCGCCGGAGCTCCTCAGGGCGCCCACCGAAGCGGAGCAAGAAGGGGGCAACGTCAAGCGAATGAGATTAGACGCCTGGGTCACATAG
- the LOC131101427 gene encoding myocyte-specific enhancer factor 2D homolog isoform X2, with translation MGRKKIQIQRITDERNKQVTFTKRKFGLMKKAYELSVLCDCEIALIIFNHANKLFQYASTDMDKVLLKYTEYNEPHESRTNADIIETLRKKGFNGCDSPEPDGEDSIDQSPLNDDKFRKTTEDLDVLYKRYGQSTAPPQTFSMPVTVQASNPSTLQFSNPGNALVTTSYVTSSSLTDSHLLSPQQPAPLRNTVSPGLPQRPASAGALLGGDLSNSNGGCPSPVPNGYTSARASPGLLSVSNGSSLGKVAPAKSPPPPSSPQMASNRKPDLRVITSQGGKSLMQMNAQRLAAGTQVAQTLTTPVVSVATPSLLAQGLPFSAMPTAYNTEYQLTSADLTALHALASPGGLLPSSVATWQPQQAVSQQPQQQQQTPQLNLASLSNLVMWGVDKQSSELTSQVSSLAANLSLSSPSNLLLGRDEWLGRPVTHIPQGAMLTVNTSAGVSIKSEPVSPGRDRSTPCPPPAPPPSSATPSSAALTAPPQYPGSLLCLEPPTGRSPADSVSSNASSFEGSDREDTGGGGASIGTTAATGNVGPGRSDFSPSPELLRAPTEAEQEGGNVKRMRLDAWVT, from the exons ATGGGTAGGAAAAAGATCCAGATCCAGCGGATCACagatgaaagaaacaaacaa GTGACGTTCACAAAGCGGAAGTTTGGCCTGATGAAGAAAGCCTACGAGCTGAGCGTGCTGTGCGACTGCGAGATCGCTCTGATCATCTTCAACCACGCCAACAAGCTGTTCCAGTACGCCAGCACCGACATGGACAAGGTCCTGCTCAAGTACACCGAGTACAACGAACCCCACGAGAGCCGCACCAATGCAGACATCATCGAG ACGTTGAGAAAGAAAGGCTTCAATGGCTGCGACAGTCCGGAGCCTGATGGCGAAGACTCCATCGATCAGAGCCCCCTCAATGACGACAAGTTCCGTAAGACCACAGAGGACCTGGATGTTCTCTACAAACGCTACGGA CAGTCCACAGCCCCGCCGCAGACCTTCTCCATGCCCGTCACCGTGCAGGCGTCCAATCCCAGCACGCTGCAATTCAGTAACCCCGGCAACGCGCTGGTAACTACCTCCTACGTGACGTCGTCGTCGCTCACAGACAGCCACCTCCTGTCGCCACAGCAACCGGCTCCTCTGAGGAACACCGTGTCTCCTGGGTTGCCGCAGCGACCGGCCAGCGCAG GCGCACTTCTTGGGGGGGACCTGAGTAATTCCAATGGAGGCTGTCCCAGTCCAGTCC CTAACGGCTACACCAGCGCCAGGGCTTCCCCGGGCCTCCTCAGTGTATCCAACGGCAGCAGCCTGGGCAAAGTCGCCCCGGCCAAGTCTCCGCCCCCGCCTTCCAGCCCCCAGATGGCCAGCAACCGCAAGCCGGACCTGCGAGTCATCACCTCTCAGGGCGGAAAGAGCCTGATGCAGATG AACGCCCAGCGGCTGGCAGCCGGCACCCAGGTGGCCCAAACCCTGACCACGCCCGTGGTGTCAGTGGCCACGCCCAGCCTCCTGGCGCAGGGGCTGCCCTTCTCCGCCATGCCCACAGCGTACAACACAG AGTACCAGCTGACGAGCGCGGACCTCACTGCGCTACACGCCCTGGCGTCTCCCGGCGGCTTGTTGCCCAGCAGCGTGGCGACGTGGCAACCGCAGCAGGCCGTCTCCCAGCAAccgcagcaacagcagcaaacGCCACAGCTCAATCTCGCATCGCTCAGCAACTTGGT CATGTGGGGCGTGGACAAACAGAGCAGCGAGCTGACTAGCCAGGTGTCCAGTCTGGCTGCCAACCTGag TCTCAGCTCTCCGTCCAACCTGCTCTTGGGTAGAGATGAGTGGTTGGGCCG GCCTGTGACGCACATACCTCAAGGTGCCATGTTGACGGTCAACACCAGCGCCGGCGTGAGCATCAAGTCGGAGCCCGTGTCGCCCGGCCGGGACCGCAGCACCCCCTGCCCTCCTCCGGCGCCGCCTCCTTCCTCTGCCACGCCGTCCTCCGCCGCACTGACCGCACCGCCGCAGTACCCGGGATCCCTGCTGTGCCTGGAGCCCCCGACCGGACGCTCGCCCGCAGACAGCGTGAGCAGCAACGCCAGCTCCTTCGAAGGCAGCGATCGCGAAGACacaggcggcggcggcgctagTATCGGAACTACTGCCGCTACAGGAAATGTCGGACCGGGCCGCTCTGACTTCAGCCCCTCGCCGGAGCTCCTCAGGGCGCCCACCGAAGCGGAGCAAGAAGGGGGCAACGTCAAGCGAATGAGATTAGACGCCTGGGTCACATAG